The Polyangium mundeleinium genome contains the following window.
CTGGCGGCGTGCTCGGCGGCGTGCCGGACCACCTGCGCGATCTCCAGATCGAGATCGAGGATCCCCTCGGGATCACGCGAAAAGATGTCCTGCACGACGGGCGGTAGGCCGGCCATGAACGGGCGAAGCGGATCGTTCGGGAAGATCTCCGTCAACGTCTTCGCGTCGGCCGTTACGCGCGCGATCGTCTCCCAGCCGAGCGACGCTCCCATCGCGGCAAGCAGCGCGGACGCGTCGATCGACGCCGGCCGGGGCAGCGGCCCGGTCCGGATCTCCACGGCACCTTTCCGCGCGGAGACCCGTGGTGAAGGCGTGTCGTTGCCGAGCTGCTCGCGCAAGACAACCGACTTCGCGCCGCGCGCCTTCGGCTCGGACTTCGCGTCACGCCAGAGCGAGGCCCACCGATCGGCGGCATCGCGCTCGGCCCGCGCCGCGACGTACGCGTCGAGCAGCGCCGTCGGATCCCGCTCTTCCCGCGCGGCCGCGGCGATCGCGCCCTCACACGTGGCAAGCGCGGCCTTGTCGCAGCGGAGGTCCGACGTGGCCCTCGTCTTGGGTGGAGGCGGCGCGACGCAGCTCCCGGCGGCCAGGATCAAGGCCGTCGCAGAGACGACCGCGCGCATGGCTCGTTTCCCGCGGTCCTCGCGTCGCGCCTGCATCACGCACCTCCGCCCTTGTCGCACGACACCGCAGTCGTGATCGTCCGTGTCGCGCGGAGCACGCTCCCTTCACCGGCAGCGAGCGGCGCGCCCTCGTCGTCCACGACGACGATCTCCACGTCGAACGTGTCGTACCGATTCGCCACGCCGATCATCGGGAACTCCACGACCGTCCCGGAGCCACGGTTCACCACCTTGCCGTTTGCCGAGAGCTCGAGGTGCCCGCACGTCTTCGTATCGCCGCAGTACCCAGGCGGCCGCAGCAAGAGCGCTTTGACGTCGAGCACGAAGGGAATCCGAACGTCCAGCACCTCGCCGATCGAAACGCAGGCGCCTTCCGCGGGGCTCTTGATGGAGATCGTGGGCGGGTCGGTCGCGGTCGTCTCCGTGGTGGTGTCGTCGCTCTCGTCGCTGCAGCCGGCGAGCAGGGCCGCGCAGAGGACGAGCGAACGCCCCGAAGCGCGCATGCAGCGCGCGAAGAAAGCTTGGGGGAAGCGTGTCATCGCGCCTTTGTAGCCCAGGCCCGAGCAAGATGGGAGGGATGCGAAATCCGGGCTAAGCTCGCCGCGTGTCGCGCCAAGAGAGAATCGAGCAGAAGCTCTCCGAGGCCCTCGCGCCCGTGGTCCTCACGGTCGAGAACGAGAGCAAGAACCACAACGTGCCCGCGGGCTCCGAGACGCACTTCAAGGTGCTGATCGTGAGCCCCACCTTCGAAGGCCTCGGCACGATCGAGAGGCACCGCAAGGTGCACACGGCCCTCGCCACGGAGCTGCGCTCCGGCCTGCACGCGCTCACGATCCGCGCGCTCACGCCCGCGCAGTTCGAGGCCGAGGGCGCCCCAGGTTTCCAGTCGCCACCCTGCCTCGGCGGCTCGAAGCACGACAAGACGTGAGTTCGGCATGCTCACGCTCGGCCTGATCACCGATCTCCACTTCGGCCCCGAAGCTGGATTCGCGGGCAAGTTGCGCAAGCTCACCCGCAGCGCGCCCGGCCTCGCCAAGGCCTTCGTCGCCCGCATGAACGAAGTCGTCCACCCCGACCTCGTCGTGAACCTCGGCGACGACATCGAAGACGAGGCCCACGACGCCGACCTCGCCCGCTACGCCGCCTGCGTAAATCTGCTCCGCGGCGCGCGCGCCGAGCTCGTGAACGTCGCAGGCAACCACGACACCGCGCACCTCGCGCCATCGGAGCTCCTCTCCGTCTGGCAGCGCCCCGATCTCGATCGGCTCTACCACGCGTTCGATCGCGGCGGCTTCCACTTCGTCGTGCTCCACACGCGCGAGCGCAAGGATCAAGACGTCACCGTGGGCGAGGAGCAACTCCGCTGGCTACGCGAGGATCTCGCCGCCACACGCGCGCCGACGGTGGTCCTCATGCACCACAGCGCAGCCGATCAGGATCTCCGCGGCAACCGCTGGTTCGAGGGCTCGCCGCACATCTGTCTCGTCGAGGAGCGGCGCGCGCTCCGGACCATCCTGCGCGAGAGCGGCGTCGTGCGCGCCGTCTTCAACGGGCACCTGCACTGGAACCACCTCGACGTGGTCGACGGCATCCCATTCATCACGCTGCAAAGCCTCATCGAAAACCTCGACGACGACGCCCCCGGCCGCCCCGCCGCCGCACACGCCGTCGTGCACCTCGAACCAAACCGCGTCGTCGTGAAGGTCGAAGGCGCAGAGCGCGCGACGTATCAGTTCGAGGCGTGAAGCGTAGCGCCGGGGTTTCACCCCGGACCCGACCAGGGGTTGTCCACCCCTGGACCCGGACCAGCGCAAGCGCTGGACGCGGGGTCGATGAACTGCGCGATGCGCAGTTCATCGAACAGCCGCTGGCAAGACTGGCGACGACCCTGCCAACCAAGGCCGCAGCGCTGCAGGTTCAACCGGCAACGTTTGCGTCGCCAGGTGGAGACACACCTGCATGGTCTTGCCACCGGCCCGGTGGAAGAACTGCGCTCCGCGCAGTTCTTCCACCTTCGGTCCAGGCCGTGCCTGGTCCGGGGTGAAGGGGGCGGACAGCCCCCTTCCGGGGTGCGGGGCAGAGCCTCGCGCGCTCAAAGCTTGAAGTTCAGCGCCTTCGGCCGCGTCAGGTGCAGAAAGCCAAGCGCGGATAAGGACGAACCCTTGCCGCTGTCCTTCACCCCGGTCCAGGGCAGGGCTGGGTCGAGCGTGTCGCACTGGTTCATGTAGACGGTGCCGACATCGAGCTGCTTCGCGAGGTGCTCGGCGCGTGCTCGGTCTCGCGTCCAGATGCTCGCTGTTAGGCCGAGATCGCTGTCGTTCGCTAGTGCCACGGCCTCCTCGTCCGAGTCCACGGACATGATCGGGAGCACGGGGCCGAACGTCTCGATCCGCATCACGTCCATGCGTGGATCGACGTTGACGAGCAGCGTGGGCTCGAAGAAACGCCCGCGCCCGTCGACCTGCGTTCGTTTGCCTCCCAAGAGAACCCGCGCGCCTGCGGCGACCGCGCGATCGATCTGCCCCTGGATGAACGCTGGGTGATGCGGCTGCGCGATCGGGCCCATGTTCGTCTCGGCGGCCGTGGGATCGCCGAGACGGTAGGCTTTCATGAGCGCGAGACACCCCTCGACGAACTTCTCGTACAGGCTCCGGTGCACGTACGCGCGCTCGACTGCGCAACAGCTCTGGCCTGCGTTGTAACAGGCGCCGTCGACGATGTTCTCGATCGCCTTGTCGAGGTCGGCGTCCGCTGCCACGTACGCCGCGTCCTTGCCGCCGAGTTCGAGCCCCACGTCCACGAAGCGCGCTGCCGCGGCCGCTGCGTACACCTTGTGCCCGCCCGCGACCGAGCCTGTGAACGCTACGTGATCCACGCGTGGATCGGCCACGATGCGCCCCGCCATCTCGTGATCGCAGTGCAGCGCCTGGACGAGCCCGGCCGGCGCCCCCGCGTCACGCAGCGCGTCGGCAAAGTGCTCTCCGCAGAGCGGCGACCGCGGCGAGTGCTTCAGGAGCACCGCGTTTCCTGCGAGCACGGCCGGGATCACCACGTTCACGGCTGTGAGCAGCGGATAGTTCCATGCGGGCAGGTTGAACACGACCCCCAGCGGGGCCCGCGCGATCCGCCGCTCGAAACCCTCTTGGGGCGGCAAGACCGTGTCTGCGAGCGACGCCTCGGCGATGCTCGCCATGTACCGGGCTCGCTTGGCCATCCCGCCTACCTCGCCACGCGCTTGACGCAGGGGCTTGCCCATCATGGCCGTGATGTCGGCCGCGATCGCCTCGGCCCGCTCTTCCATCCGCGCGATGGCCGCGAGGCAGAGGGCCACCCGGTCCTTCACGGGTGTCCCGGCGAAGGCCCGGGCGGCGGCCTGGGCGGCGTCCAGGGCCTGGTCCACCTCACCGGCTTCGGCGAGCGGGCGTCTGACGGCCACGTCGAGGGTGTAGGGGTTGTCGACCACGAGCTCCAGCATGGGGAGCAAGCTTAGGACCTGTTCGTCGGCCAGGAAATGTACGTACAATACCCGGCGGATGCGAGCAGTCGCGGCAGGCCTATCCGACGTGGGCAGACAGCGGCACCACAACGAGGACCGCTTCATCCTTCTGCCGGAGTTCAACGTGTTCGTCGTGGCCGACGGCATGGGTGGACATCAGTCCGGCGAGGTGGCGAGCCGGATGGCCGCGAGTTCCATCGCCAAGTACTTCCGCAACGAGTGCAAGCCCGACGTAACCGTCGGCCAGCGCCTGCGCGCCGCCGTGCTCGAAGCGAACGCGAAGATCTTCGCCCGCGCTGACGACTCGCGCTTGCACCGCGGCATGGGCACGACCGTCGTCGCGGGCGCGTACGCGCAGGATGATCGCACCTTCTTCGTCGCGCACGCGGGCGACAGCCGCTGCTACCGCCTGCGCGGCGACGAGCTCAAGCAGCTCACGCGCGACCACTCGCTCATCTCGGACGCGCTGCTCGAGCGGCCCGATCTCACCGAGCTCGATCTCAAGTACCTGCCGAAGAACGTCATCACGCGCGCGCTCGGCATCAGCCCCACGGTCGACGTCGACCTGCGCGCCGAGCGCGTCGAGCCACACGACGTCTTCGTCCTCTGCTCGGACGGCTTGCACGGGCTCGTGTCCGATGAGGAGATCGCGCTCATCGTGCGCGAGAGCGACATCCTCACCGAGGCGTGCACGCGCCTCATCGACACGGCGAACGCGAACGGCGGACGAGACAACATCACGGTCGTGCTGGTCCGCATCGAGCCCGACGATCCGCCCTGGGCCGGCCGTCGCGCGAACTACACGCGCGCCTGAAGCTCAAGGCCTCCGGCCGATCGTCCCGGCCCGGAAGTACCAGGCGAGCGCGAGCACGGCGATCACCAGCAAGACCACCCAGAACCACGGCGATCGGGTCCTGGGGTTGGCCGTCTCGTCCACCATCTGCGCCGCGAAGAGGTTCGCGGCGGCGAGGATCGCGGTCGGTGCGTTCATCTTCCCCTCCCGCCGCTCACGTTGGGCCGGCGGGCGAGGCGTCAATCTTCACGCTGCGGTCACGTTATCGATCACTCGATCGTGGCCGCGAGGGCGTGGCTGCCTCGGCGTAGGTCGCGCCGCCGCGACCATCGGGGCTCACCCGCGCGTACGCCCTGCGTGCCGAGGCGAGCGCTTCCCGCACCCGCGCGCGGAAGGCAGGATCGGCCTCCATGCGCTCCTGCCAGACGCGCTCGATCCGCACGAGGCAGGTGCGCGCGAGGCCGAGCTCCGCGAGCACCACGTCGGCGTCGCTGTGCTCCACCGAGAACATCAGCCGAGCGTAGTCGGCGATCTCCAGCGCGCCTCGCTCGATCTCGAGCTGCTGCACGTACGCTCGATCGTAGGCGAGCCGGAGCTCGCTTCGCCCTTGCTCGGTCTCGGCGCGGATCGCGCCCACCCACGTCCGCTCGGTTGACACCCAGCGCGGCTCGGACAAACCCATCTCCGACAGGATGCGCGCGCGGTCCTCGGGGCGGCGATCGATGCGTGCGGCCACGCATGCGCAGAGCTCGAGCGGCAGGTCCGCGGTCATCAGCAGCGGCGAGGCCATGCTCGACGTCGAGGGCTTGCGACCGGCGCCGGACGGGCGCGGGGTCTCGACCGACACGACCGAAGGCTTCGGCGACGGTGTGGCTGGCGCGGAGGGCAGGGCGGGGCCCGACGACGCCGCGGCCGACGCCGTGAAGAAGGCTGCGTTCTCTGCCGGCGAGACGGGCGACGTGGTCGTCGTGGAGGCGGCCCCCGCGACGGGCATGTAGCCCTTCGGCTCGGACCACGACAAAAGCCCCGGTGCGCGCTGCGTCGTGGGCGGGGCGTCGAGCAGGCGCGCGCTCGCGGCGACGGCCCCGCCGGGCAACGTGGGAGGCGGCGCGAGCGTCCCCGTCTTGCGCGTGCTTGGCACCAGCGTCGGCGGCGCGACCGAATCGCGCTCCGTGATCACGCCGAAGCTCTCGGCCGGCGGCGGGCTCGTCGTGCCCGTGCGCGCGGTCGCGGGTGCGCGGTCGGCCGGATCTTCTTCCTCTTCGCCTCGTGCTTGCTCGCCCTGCGGCACGCTCGTCGGCGTGGGCGGGGGCGGCAGCCGCATCGCGGCCGCGTCGCCGGGCCAAACGTCCGTCTCCCACGAAGCCTCGACCTGCGCGGGCCTCTCGTCCTCGACCTCCGCGCGTGCTGCGCGCTCGACGAGCTGGCTCGGCCCGGGGAAGGCCGCGTCCACGACGAACCGCGACGACGCGCGATCCTCGATGAGGCGCTCGCCCGACGGCGGAATCGGCACCGAGCTGTCGCGCGGCCGCGCGGGCAGGCTCCCGCCCAGCGCGAGTGGCTCGACGGGCAGCGGAGTCGGCTCCTCCGGCGTGGGCTGCACGGGGGCCGACGGCAGGAGCGTGTACCCCTCGTCTTCCGCGATTTCGCCTTCGAAGGGGCGCGGGAGGATCGGCCGCGGGCTCGAATCCTCGGGCGCGATGGGAGGCGACTCCACGTCTTCGAGGCTCACCGTCATCTCGGGGCTCTCGGAGGCCACGATGATCCGGCCGAGCGCGTGCTCGTCGGGCTCGGACACCGGCGTCGACCCGCGCCAGGAAAGCACGGCCACGAGGCGCACGCCGTCGATCCAGATCGTGTCGAGACGCACGTCGACCTCGAAAGGCCGCGCCGAACCCTGGTGCGCGTAAAACACGCGCGGGCGGATGTTCGGCAGACGCGACTCGAGGCGCGGCGCCTTGCGGGTCAGGTGCTCGAGCACGATGTTCGGCGCGGGCTCCAGCTCGTCGATCTGTTGCTCGCTCGGCGCGCAGTTGAAGAGCGAGAAGGGAAGCGACGCGGGGGCTGGGGCGTGCTCGGAGCGGATGCGGCGCGCGAACATGACGGCGTCGTCCGGGGCGCCGCGGTGCTCGGCGCGCCAGCGGATCGGCAGCGGGCCAAAGCCCGGCGTCGCGTTCGGCGGGCACGTCTCGCTCGTCTCGATGCGCGGCAAGGGCCAGCCTGCGCTCCCGGCGCCCGAGGGGATGCCGCTCATGTTCTCGCCTTGCATCGCGGCGAGCTCGTAGCGGAGCGGGATCGCGGAAAAACGCTCCGGCGCGCTCGGACGCAGGCTGCCCGTATGACCCGGCATCCACACGCGTGGCCCACAGACGCGCAGCGACTTGTCGAAATGGCCCACGCGGAGGCGCGGCGTAAGAATCTCGGTCGGCATGCCGCCGGGAGCGAACGCGCGGCCCGAGAACGCGACGTCGATCTTCGGCTTGTACGGGACGAAGTCACTCGGCGCGAAGAGCGCCGCTTGCGGGTTGTGATCCCAGGAGATATCGCCGTGGGCCGTGTCCTGCTTCGGCGCGAGGAGCGCCGTCTCGCCGTGGACCAGCGTGAACGTCGCCTTCACCCCGATCGTGAGGCGATAGCCGCCGGGGCGCTCTTCCCACACCACGGTGGCGACGCTGAATGGGCAGAGTCGGACGATCTCCAATGCGGGGAGGGTAGCTTAACGCGAGCAGGTTGGGAAAGATTTCCTCGGGGGATCCCCGGATCTTTCGTGCCTTGGGCTCTTCCGCTCGATCGAGTGTGACAATTGTCACAAGTTCGCGGAGAGTAGGGATTTGCCCGAGCCAACGGAGACGCGCGCGACCTGACGCTGCGGTGCGTCGGTGCGAATGCGGCCGCGACCGACCGCCTTCACGTCTGCGACAACCCATTGGCGGACGGCCGGTCCGTCCATGGTGGCCTAACCTCCCCGTTTCTCTCGTCCCCCTCGGGCGCGCCCGTCGGTCGAGATCCGTTCAGGCGGGAGGAAGCCCCGGGGGGACCGCCGCGCCTCGCGCCGCCGCATGCCCATTGCCAGCGCGTGCGGGGCGACGCACGGGCGCGCCGACCATTGAAGGATTTCCACGACGACCGCGGATTTCGTTTGGATGGCGGGGCGCGTACTGGTCATCCGAGTGACCAGAAAATGGCATGTTCACGACAGAAAAAGAGCGCGCGTGCGGGGAGCCGGGACGATAGTCTGACGCCCCTGTCGAAAGGAGACATTCATGCTCAAAAATAGCCTCGTCGCGCTGGCGCTCGCTTCCTTCACCACCGTTCTGCTTGCATGTTCCGCGGCAGAGGTGGGGGAGCCATGCGAAACCGAGGGAGCGGCGGACGAATGTGTCGACGACGCGATCTGCGGAAAGCCGACCGATACGGCCACGGAGCCGCAGTGCCTCAAGGTCTGCACGCAGGATTCGGATTGCGCCGCGAGCGAGTCCTGCAACGGCGTGACGGGGAGCAGCACCAAGGCCTGCCGCATCAAGTAATCGCCTGCGCCGCGGCCCTCGCCACGCTCCTCGCCGCAGCGCCCGTGCGCGCCGAGGCGGCGCCTGGCGGAGGCGCCGCGGCGCGCACCCTCGAAGGCCACAGGTTCCAGCCGCCCGTGCTGCTCGAAGGCCCCTTCACGACCACCCACGTGGGAATCGACACCTCGATGGGCCTGCGCGTCCAGGACGGCGTCGGCGCCCCACCCGCGGCCCTGATGGGCCTGCCGCTCCCCACCTACGACGGCCAGAAGCTTTTTCTGTTCGAGGAGCGGCTCGCCGTGGGAATTTCGCCGGTGCGCGGCGCGGAAATCGGGGCGCGCGCGGCCTTTCAAATGGGCGTCGGCGGCGACGCGGCGACGACCTATCTTTACGGAATCCGCGCGGGCTACGAAATCCGCCCGCATGTCGGCTTCGAGGTCCTGCACAGCGAGGTGCTCGGCCTTTCGGTCGGCCTGCGGGCCGGCCTCGTCCTCGCCGGCGGGGTGCGCGCGCGGCCGTCCGGGCTCGTGGACGCCATGATGCGCGAGGCGGACGCCGTGATGCGGGAGCCGGCGCGATTCATCTGCCTCCGCGCCGGGGATCTCGGCTGCGCGTTCAAGACCTTCGACGGGGCGGGGGCGCTGCACGTGGACGAGCGGAGCTTCGGCGTCCACGCGCTCGCGAGCGCGGCGAAGTCGTTCGGGCAGCACGTGGGCATTCAGGCCTCGTTCGGGGGCGAGGCGCTCGATACACGCCTGCGCGGCGGCCCAGGCCTCGATTCCCGCACGGCGCCGCGCGCGTATGCGGCGTCCGTCGCGGCCTCGGTCGACCTCGCGCCCCTCGCGCCCGTGGGGGCGATGCTCGAAGCGGGGATCGAGCGCGGCGAAAACCGTGGCCTCGATCGCCGCAATGCGGAGATCCTCGGCGCCGCCCCCATGGCCTACACGACCGAGCGCGTCGCGGCGGGCGTCTATTACACGGGGCGCGACGCGCTCACGCTGGGGTTCGTCGGGACCTACGGCTTCACGCAGGCGAGGCGCGCCGCGGGGGACACGGCCTCGCCCGGCCCCCCCACGCGCGCCCTCGGCGGCCGCCTGGCGTTCCGCTACTTCTTCTGATCAGGAGAGCACGCCCGCGGCAGCCCGATCGAGCAGCGCGTCGATGCCGTCGAAGAGATCCTGGTTCCCGTTCTGCGCATACGCCGCGAGCTTCTCCGCGCATTCGGGCACGACCTTCACGAAATCGAGGATCGTGGCCGGATCGGCGAGCGAGTCTGCCGATCGGCCAAACCCTTCGCGCTCCAAGTATCGCGCGTTCAGGACCTGCTCGAACTGGTGGCGGATGGGGACGGCGAGCATGGGTTTGTGCAGGTACACGGCCTCGCCCATGAGCGTGAAGCCGCCGCCCGCGATGACGGCGCGGGCCGAGGCGAGATCGTCGATGAACCCGTCCTCGCTGAAAGGCCGATACCGCAGATTGCCCTCGACCTGCTCCTCCTGGATGCCGCGGCGCATGCCATAGATGCGGCATTCGAGCCCGGTCTTCCGCAGCGTATCGGCGAGCGCGTCGTTGCCCTCGGCGGTCTGGTAGACGAGCAGGTGCTCGCCCGCGCGCCGGTTCGCGCGCAGGATCTCGGGCCGCAGGATGGGCGGGTAGAGCGTCGTGCGGGGCTTGCGGATCGGGGGGCGGAAGAAGCTCGTGACGAGGTAATGGTCGCAGAACGGGAGTTTTCCTTTGATGAACAGGCGCGTCACGGTAAAGTCCGCCTCGTCTCCGCGGATGATGTCGGGCCCGTGCGTGCACCGGTTGATGATCTGCATGTTGTCGATGGACAGGATGGGCAGTCCATGCGTCTTCGCGAACAGGTAGGTCCACGACTCGAAATCGCTGATCACCACCTCGGGGCGAAACGCCTGGATGAGCTCGAAGTAGGCCGCGATGTTCTTGGGCAGCCCCGCCGCGCCCTGCGCGACGTTCGAGAACAACGTCTTGCCCCGACGAACGCGGTTTTCCTCGTAGATCATGTGGAAGCCGTGAATCTTGTTCACGCCTTCGAACCGCTTCGTGAGGAACTCGGCGGCCCGGCCCGAGGCCATGATCTCGATCTCGTGCCCCTGGCCGACCAGGTGCTCGAGCACCACGCGCGACCGCATCGCGTGCCCCATGCCCTCGCCAACCACCCCGTAGAGGATCTTCATGGCCGTCGAGTTTATCGATCCACACCACGAGGGTCGAGGGGGCGGAGACGATGACGGCCCCGCGAGGCCTTCGAATCTGGTGCGAGATGGTGACGCACGCCGAGATCACCTCGCCCGCCGTGCTCGCCGCGCTCGCGCAGCGAAAGATCGGCCTCATCGTCGCGGCGCAGCCGGGCCCGCGCGCCGATCTCGTGCGCCTCGCCCAGGCCGCGCGGGACGCGGGGCTCTCCTTCGCCATCTGGCCGATGCTCACGGACGCGGCCGGGCGCTGGGCGAGCGTGGACAACGCGGCGCGGTTCGCCTCCTACGTCCACGCGCTCGTGGACGAGCTCGACGCCGCGGGCGCTCTGCCTGACGAAGTCGCCCTCGATCTCGAACCGCCGATCGACCGGCTCCGCCGCATGCTCGGGCTCGACCCGCCCGCGAGGAGCGCGCCCCCTCCGGACGACGGCGAGGCAATCCTGGGCGCCCTCGTGCGGGATCTGCGCGCCCGTGTCCCGACGCCGATCCGCGTCTCGGCCGCGGTGATCCCGCTCGTTCTGTTGGACGACGAAAGGTCGGGGCTCGAACGATGGCTCGGCACGCCCGTCGGCTCCATCGCCTGGGATCACACGAGCGTGATGGTCTACACCACGCTGATCGAAGGGTATTCGCGTGGCCTTTTGACCCGCAACGATGTGCGGCCCCTGCTCGCGTCCGCGTGCCGGCTCACCGCTTCGCGCTTCGGGGCGCGGGCGGGCGTGTCGCTCGGGGCGGTGGGGAAGGGGGCGCTCGGCGACGAGGCGACGTACCGCTCGGCCGCGGAGCTCGCCGACGACGTCGCCATCGCGCGCGCGGCGGGCATCGAGGACCTCACGCTCTTCGACCTCGGCGGCGTGCTTCGGCGGCCGCCCTGGGAGGCGTGGCTCGACGCGTTCACGTGCACCGCCCCCGCGCCGCGGCTGCCCGAAGCGACGTGGAAGAGCCGCGCGACGGAAAAGCTCGGCCGCGGCGCGTCCCGCTCGCTCGGCGCGTTCGGTTCCTTGCGCCGGACGCGCGGGTGAGGGCACCATCCGGCGTCCCGATGTCGAAGCCCAGGATCGTACAAGCCGGTAGCCCCGTCCTCCGCGCCGCCGCCGCCCCCGTCGCGAGGGATCAGATCACGAGCCGCGACACCCGCCTGCTCGTGAAAAAGATGGTCGAGACGATGCGCCAGGCGCCCGGCGTGGGCCTCGCCGCCCCGCAGATCGGCGTGAGCCTCCAGGTGATCGTGCTCGAGGACGACAACACCCGCATGGCGCGCCTCACGAAAGAGCAACGCGAAGAGCGCGGCCGCGCCCCGTTCCCGCTGACCGTCGTCTTCAATCCCGAGCTCCGCGTGATCGGCGATGAAAAAGCGACCTACTTCGAGGGATGTCTGTCCGTCGCGGGGTACATGGCGCTCGTCGAGCGGCATTTTGCCGTGGAGGTGACGGGCCTCGACGAGAAAGGCGAGCCGCTCCGCTGGGAGGCGAGGGGCTGGCCCGCGCGCATCCTCCAGCACGAGGTGGATCACCTGCGCGGCGTGCTCTACGTGGATCGCATGATCACGCGGACGCTCGCGTGCAACGACGAGATGGGCGCGCGCTGGCTCGAAGCGCCCGTCGCGGAGGTGAAGAAGGTGTTTGGCGTGGAGTGAGGGCGCGCGGCCCTTGGTTTGACCCGAGGTACGCGCGCCCGTCCGGGATCACTGGGCGGAGTAGGTCTTCAGCGTGATGCCCGACGAGGACGAGTAGCCGTAGAGCTTGATGTAGTACGTGCCGCTCTGCGGCGGGGTGAACTCGCAGACCTCGTTGTTGCCCTCGAGGTACGGGCGGCAGGCGTAGCTCGACGTGGTGGGCGCGCTGCCGAAGCGCACGTAGAGATCCGCGTCGCCCGTGCCGCCGGAGATCTCGATCTTCAGCGACTTGGAGCCGGCCGGCGTCACCTGCGTGTAGTTCGAGCTCCACTTCTTCGAGCCGACCGAGATGTTGCTCACCGTGCCGAGCAGCGAGTACGTCGGAGCGGCGCCCACGCCGACGGCGGTCCAGGCGTCGCCGATCGTCGTGGCGGCGGCCGCGCCGTAGAGCGAGTTCGCCGCCGCGATCGTGCAGGCGCGGGCGTCGCTGAACTTGGCGCTCGGGCCGAGGCAGGCCGTGTTCGCTTGATAGAAGATCGCCGCGCCCTTCTGGATGCTCTCCAGGGCGTTCGACGCGAGCGGGGTCACCACGTTGCTCGTCTTGCCGCGCGGGTGCGAGCCGCCGGCGACCGCGAGGTAGAACGCGAGGTTCGCGATGCCCGAGTTCCAGTGCACGCCGCCGTTGTCCTGCGTCCCCGTGTAGCGCGTCGGGTAGTAGTCGTAATCACCCGCGATCGCCGGGTCGTTCATGTAGCGGAGCGCGTCGCCCGCCGTGCCCGGCGTCCAGCACTCCTCGCCGATCTTCCAGGTGTTCCCCGAGACCGCGCCGTCGCGGTAGGCCTCGATCGAGGCGCCGAAGATGTCGGAGAAGGCCTCGTTCAGCGCGCCGGACTCGTTCTGGTAGATGAGGCCCGAGGCGTACTCCGTGACCGCGTGCGTGAGCTCGTGGCCCACGACGTCGAGCACCGTGAGCGCCGAGGCGTTGGTGCCGTCGCCGTCGCCGTACACCATCTGGTTGCCGTCCCAGTAGGCGTTCACGTAGCTGTTGCTGTAGTGGACGCTCGACGTGAGGGTGGCGCCCGAACCGTTGTAGCTGTCGCGGCCGAAGTTGTTGAAATAGAAGTCGTACGTGATGCCCGCGTTGTCGTGCGCCGCGTTGACGACGGCGTCGGCGACGGCGGCCTGGCCCTCGGAGCGCTGGAGCGTGCCCGGGATGGTCGTCTTCTGCGAGCCGCTCGCCGTGTACGTCTTGCGGTTCTTCGCGGTCTGGA
Protein-coding sequences here:
- a CDS encoding BolA family protein, producing MSRQERIEQKLSEALAPVVLTVENESKNHNVPAGSETHFKVLIVSPTFEGLGTIERHRKVHTALATELRSGLHALTIRALTPAQFEAEGAPGFQSPPCLGGSKHDKT
- a CDS encoding metallophosphoesterase family protein, whose translation is MLTLGLITDLHFGPEAGFAGKLRKLTRSAPGLAKAFVARMNEVVHPDLVVNLGDDIEDEAHDADLARYAACVNLLRGARAELVNVAGNHDTAHLAPSELLSVWQRPDLDRLYHAFDRGGFHFVVLHTRERKDQDVTVGEEQLRWLREDLAATRAPTVVLMHHSAADQDLRGNRWFEGSPHICLVEERRALRTILRESGVVRAVFNGHLHWNHLDVVDGIPFITLQSLIENLDDDAPGRPAAAHAVVHLEPNRVVVKVEGAERATYQFEA
- a CDS encoding aldehyde dehydrogenase family protein yields the protein MLELVVDNPYTLDVAVRRPLAEAGEVDQALDAAQAAARAFAGTPVKDRVALCLAAIARMEERAEAIAADITAMMGKPLRQARGEVGGMAKRARYMASIAEASLADTVLPPQEGFERRIARAPLGVVFNLPAWNYPLLTAVNVVIPAVLAGNAVLLKHSPRSPLCGEHFADALRDAGAPAGLVQALHCDHEMAGRIVADPRVDHVAFTGSVAGGHKVYAAAAAARFVDVGLELGGKDAAYVAADADLDKAIENIVDGACYNAGQSCCAVERAYVHRSLYEKFVEGCLALMKAYRLGDPTAAETNMGPIAQPHHPAFIQGQIDRAVAAGARVLLGGKRTQVDGRGRFFEPTLLVNVDPRMDVMRIETFGPVLPIMSVDSDEEAVALANDSDLGLTASIWTRDRARAEHLAKQLDVGTVYMNQCDTLDPALPWTGVKDSGKGSSLSALGFLHLTRPKALNFKL
- a CDS encoding Stp1/IreP family PP2C-type Ser/Thr phosphatase, whose amino-acid sequence is MRAVAAGLSDVGRQRHHNEDRFILLPEFNVFVVADGMGGHQSGEVASRMAASSIAKYFRNECKPDVTVGQRLRAAVLEANAKIFARADDSRLHRGMGTTVVAGAYAQDDRTFFVAHAGDSRCYRLRGDELKQLTRDHSLISDALLERPDLTELDLKYLPKNVITRALGISPTVDVDLRAERVEPHDVFVLCSDGLHGLVSDEEIALIVRESDILTEACTRLIDTANANGGRDNITVVLVRIEPDDPPWAGRRANYTRA
- a CDS encoding DUF2169 family type VI secretion system accessory protein, whose amino-acid sequence is MEIVRLCPFSVATVVWEERPGGYRLTIGVKATFTLVHGETALLAPKQDTAHGDISWDHNPQAALFAPSDFVPYKPKIDVAFSGRAFAPGGMPTEILTPRLRVGHFDKSLRVCGPRVWMPGHTGSLRPSAPERFSAIPLRYELAAMQGENMSGIPSGAGSAGWPLPRIETSETCPPNATPGFGPLPIRWRAEHRGAPDDAVMFARRIRSEHAPAPASLPFSLFNCAPSEQQIDELEPAPNIVLEHLTRKAPRLESRLPNIRPRVFYAHQGSARPFEVDVRLDTIWIDGVRLVAVLSWRGSTPVSEPDEHALGRIIVASESPEMTVSLEDVESPPIAPEDSSPRPILPRPFEGEIAEDEGYTLLPSAPVQPTPEEPTPLPVEPLALGGSLPARPRDSSVPIPPSGERLIEDRASSRFVVDAAFPGPSQLVERAARAEVEDERPAQVEASWETDVWPGDAAAMRLPPPPTPTSVPQGEQARGEEEEDPADRAPATARTGTTSPPPAESFGVITERDSVAPPTLVPSTRKTGTLAPPPTLPGGAVAASARLLDAPPTTQRAPGLLSWSEPKGYMPVAGAASTTTTSPVSPAENAAFFTASAAASSGPALPSAPATPSPKPSVVSVETPRPSGAGRKPSTSSMASPLLMTADLPLELCACVAARIDRRPEDRARILSEMGLSEPRWVSTERTWVGAIRAETEQGRSELRLAYDRAYVQQLEIERGALEIADYARLMFSVEHSDADVVLAELGLARTCLVRIERVWQERMEADPAFRARVREALASARRAYARVSPDGRGGATYAEAATPSRPRSSDR